The Sphingomonas carotinifaciens genomic sequence TTGACCTGGCGAACGTCAAGATGAGCATGAACCCGTTCGATGAGATCGCGGTCGAGGAGGCGATCCGGCTGAAGGAGAAGGCCGGCGTCACCGAGGTGGTGGTGGTCTCGATCGGCGAGCCCAAGGCGGCGGACACGCTGCGCACCGCGCTGGCGATGGGTGCCGACCGGGCGATCCTGGTCACCGCCGAGGGCCGGGTGGAGCCGCTGGGCGTCGCCAAGCTGCTTGCCAGGATCGTCGAGGAGGAAAGCCCCGATCTCGTGATCCTGGGCAAGCAGGCGATCGACGACGACAACAACCAGACCGGCCAGATGCTGGCCGGGCTGCTCGGCTGGGCGCAAGGGACGTTCGCGTCGAAGGTCGTGCTGGCCGAGGGGCAGGCGGTGGTCACCCGCGAGGTCGATGGCGGGCTGGAGACCGACACGCTGGTGCTGCCGGCGATCGTCACCACCGACCTGCGCCTGAACGAGCCGCGCTATGCCTCGCTGCCCAACATCATGAAGGCCAAGTCCAAGCCGATGGCGACGCGTGCCGCGGCCGATTTCGGCGTCGACATCGCAGCCCGCCACACGATCACCCATGTCGCCGAACCGGGCAAGCGTCAGGCCGGCGTCAAGGTCGCCGATGTCGACGAACTGGTGATGAAGCTGCAAGCGATGGGGATTGCCAAGTGAAGACGCTGGTCTGGGTCGAACATGACGGCGGAACCGTCAAGGATGCCACGCTGTCCGCGGTGACCGCGGCGGCAAAGCTGGGCGAGGTCCACCTGCTGGTCGCAGGGCAGGGCGTGGATGCGGTCGCCCGGGCGGCGGCGGCGATCGCCGGGGTCGGCAAGGTGCATGTCGCCGATGACGCGGCCTATGCGCATGCGCTGGCCGAGAATGTCGCGCCGCTGGTGGTGGAACTGATGGGGCACCACGACGCCTTTGTCGCGCCGGCCACCACGACGGGCAAGAACATCGCGCCGCGGGTCGCGGCCCTTCTCGACGTGATGCAGGTCTCCGACATCCTCTCGGTCGAGGGGCCGGACAGCTTCACCCGGCCGATCTACGCCGGCAACGCCATCGCCACCGTCAGGACCAGCGACAAGAAGCTGGTCGTCACCGTGCGCGGCACCGCCTTCGACAAGGCGGAGGCGCAGGGCGGCACGGGCACGATCGAGGCGGTCGCCGCCACCGGTGACAAGGGCCTGTCCAGCTTCACGGGTGCGGAGATCGCGGAGAATGCGCGTCCCGAGCTGACCTCGGCCAAGATCATCGTGTCGGGCGGCCGGGCGCTGGGCTCCGAGGAGCAGTTCCACGCGCTGATCGATCCGCTCGCCGACAAGCTGGGCGCCGCCGTCGGCGCATCCCGCGCCGCGGTCGATGCCGGCTACGCCCCCAACGACTATCAGGTCGGCCAGACCGGCAAGATCGTCGCCCCCCAGGTCTATGTCGCGGTCGGCATCTCGGGCGCCATCCAGCATCTGGCCGGCATGAAGGACTCCAAGGTGATCGTGGCGATCAACAAGGACGAGGATGCCCCCATCTTCCAGGTCGCCGACATCGGCCTGGTCGGCGACCTCTTCAAGCTGGTCCCCGAACTCACCGAAAAGCTGTAAAGACCACCCCCCGCCGCTGTCCCGTGACGCGGCGGGGGAAATCGCCGTGAACGCTATCATAACCGATTGTTACGCGTGCAAATCTTCGTCTAAACACAATGGGATGAGTGACAATCTGATCGATCCTGCGCAGTCGCGCGTTCGTACCATTGCCGATCTCGCGCGCCTGGCCGGCGTTTCTGCGGGAACGGTATCGCGCGCGCTGGCGGGCAAGTCGCTCGTGAACGAGGAAACCCGCCTGCGCATCCAGGCGCTGGCCACTGCGCACGACTTCCGCCCCAACCAGATGGCCAGCCGCCTGCGTACCAAGCGCACCGGCGTGATCGGCGTGGTGGTGCCGCTCGGCCATGAACGGCGCCAGCACCTGTCGGACCCCTTCTTCATGACGATGCTCGGCCATCTTGCCGATGCGCTGACCGAAAACGGCTATGACGTCATGCTGTCGCGGATCATTCCGGACGCGGACGACTGGCTGGAACAGATCGTCAATTCCGGCATGATGGACGGGGTCCTGCTGATCGGCCAGTCCGACCAGTTCGAGGTGATCGAGCGGGTCGCGCGCCGCTATCGCCCGCTCGTCGCATGGGGCAGCACCATGCCGGATCAGGTTCACTGCGCGGTGGGCAGCGACAATATCGCGGGGGGGCGACTGGCCGGCGAACGCCTGATCGCGCGCGGGGCGAAGCGGATCGCGTTCCTGGGCGATGTGCGTGCCCCCGAAATCCGCCAGCGTTACGAGGGCGTGGCGGCAGCGATGGCGGCGGCCGGGCTGGCGGGCGGTCCGCTGCAACTGACCACGCATCTCGCCTCCGACATCATGGAGCAGGAGATCGCGCAGCATCTGTCCGCGGTGGGCGACCGGATCGACGGCATCGCCGCCGCATCCGACGTGATCGCGATGACGGCGATGCGCGTCCTTGCCGACCGCAATATCCGGGTGCCGGACCAGATCCCCGTCGTCGGCTATGACGACCTGCCACTGGCGATGCAGACGGTGCCGCGCATCACCACCGTCCGCCAGGAAATTGCGGCGGGCGCGCGCGCGATGGTGCAGGCGCTGTTCGCGCGCATCGGGGGCGAGGACGCACCGGGCGTCGTCATGCCGCCGCTGTTGATCGAGCGCGATTCCGCCTAAACCGCTTGGCGATAATATTATACTGTATATAAGGAGCTTGCCTGCCTCTTCCTGAGGCCGTCACCATCGCCACCGGAGGAAGCCATGCCCTATCATGCCCGCAGGATCAGCACGCGGACGGGTCGCATGGCAGGCGCGCTGGCCGCGCTGCTGTTGGCCAGCGCGGCGCCGGCCATCGCTACGGCACAGGGGAGCGCCGATGCCCGGCTGAAGACGCTCTACACCGAGGAATATGCCTGGCGCGAGCGGCAGCAGGGCCCCGGCGAGGACAACCCCGACGCCACCGCGAGCGGCCTGCCCGATGTCGGCCCGGCAGCACAGGCGGCACGGCTCGCCCGCTGGGAGGCGACCGCAAAGGCGCTGCAGGCGATCCGCCCCGCCACCCTGTCGCCGGCCGCGCAGGTGGATTATGCGGTCTACAAGGGGCAGATCGACGGGCTGCTCGCCGCGCAACGCTTCCGCGATTACGAGATGCCGCTGACCGCGGACACCAGCTTCTGGAGCGACATCGCCAGCGCGGCGCGCGGCCGCTTCGTGACCGAGCGTGACTATCGTCGCTACATCGCGACGCTGCGCGACGTGCCGCGCTATTTCGACCAGCAGATTGCCAATATGCGCGCCGGGTTGCAGCGCGGCTTCACCATTCCGCGGGTGACGCTGACCGGCCGCGACATCGGTGTCGCGCAGGTGGCCGAGGCTAAGTCGGTCGAGGACTCACCCTTCTGGGAGCCGATGCGGACGATGCCCGCCTCGATCCCCGCCGCCACCCAGAAGACGCTGCGCGACGAGGCACGCGCGGCGATCACCACCGCCGTGGTGCCGGCGCATGTCCGGCTGCTGACCTTCCTGCGCAATGACTATATCCCTGGTGCGCGACCGACCACCGCCGCGGCCGACCTGCCCGACGGCACCGCCTACTACCGCTCCAAGATCCGCGAATATGTGACGCGCGACATGACCGCCGACGCGGTCCACGCCACCGGCCTTGCCGAGATGGCCAAGATTCGCGCGCGGATGCAGCAGGTGATGCAACAGGTGAAGTTCGAGGGGGATCTGCCCGCCTTCCTCACCTATCTGCGTACCGATCCCAAATTCTACCCCAAGACGCCCGAGGAACTGCTCTACCGCGCGGCGTGGATCGCCAAGACCTTTGACGGCAAGGCGTCTGAGTGGTTCGGCCGCCTGCCGCGCAGCCGCTTCGCGATCAAGCCGGTGCCGGCCGACCTCGCCCCCTTCTACACCGGCGGGCGCGGCGGGCCGGGCATCTATCTGGTCAACACCTACAATCTGCCCGCACGGCCCTTTTATGCGCAGGTGGCGCTGACGCTTCACGAAAGCGCACCCGGCCATGCCTTCCAGATGCCGCTGGCGATGGAGAATGACGGCCTGCCCAAGTTCCGCCGCGACTCCTACCTGTCCGCCTATGGCGAGGGCTGGGCGCTCTATGCCGAGGCGCTGGGCGAGGAAATGGGCATGTACGAAACGCCCTACGACCTGTTCGGCATGCTGTCCTACCAGGCGTGGCGCGCGGCGCGGCTGGTGGTCGATACCGGCATCCATGCCAAGGGCTGGACGCGCGAACAGGCGCAAACCTATCTGCGGGACAATACGGCGCTGTCCGATCACGAAATAACGACCGAGGTCGACCGCTACATCGCGTGGCCGGGTCAGGCGCTCAGCTATTATATGGGGCAGTTGGCGATCCAGGCGGCCCGCGCCCGTGCCGAAAAGGCGCTGGGTCAACGCTTCAGCATTCGCGCCTTTCACGATGCCATTTTGCAGCTCGGCTCGGTGCCGCTCAGCGTCATCGATGCGCGGGTCGACCGCCTGATCGCGGAGGGCGGCAAGGGTCCCTATCCCGACGAGGAATGATTGCTGAATTATTTCTGCGAACGCCTCGCACTTGCATTGACGCTGCGATAGATTCGCAATAGCAGGCCCTCAAAATCTGAGGGGGACCCTATGACTGCTGTTGCCACGCGTTCATCCGGCGCATTTCTGGCCTTGTCCTGCATCGGTGCGTTCGCGACCGCGCCGGCCGGTGCGGACGAGGCGAAGACCCCGCCCGCCGGCGCGCCGGACCAGGATCGGCCGGAGATCGTCGTCAACGGTCACCGCGCCAAGCCGGACGCCGATCCCAAGCAGGTCGCCCCGTTGGTCGATACGCCGCGGTCGGTCATGGTGCTGACATCGGACGTGATCCAGCAGACCGGATCGACGACCCTGCAGGAGGCGCTGCGGACCATTCCCGGCATCACGTTCGGCGCGGCCGAGGGCGGCAATCCGATGGGCGACCGCCCGTTCATCCGCGGTTTCG encodes the following:
- a CDS encoding electron transfer flavoprotein subunit beta/FixA family protein — translated: MKVLVPVKRVLDYNVKPRVKADGSGVDLANVKMSMNPFDEIAVEEAIRLKEKAGVTEVVVVSIGEPKAADTLRTALAMGADRAILVTAEGRVEPLGVAKLLARIVEEESPDLVILGKQAIDDDNNQTGQMLAGLLGWAQGTFASKVVLAEGQAVVTREVDGGLETDTLVLPAIVTTDLRLNEPRYASLPNIMKAKSKPMATRAAADFGVDIAARHTITHVAEPGKRQAGVKVADVDELVMKLQAMGIAK
- a CDS encoding FAD-binding protein; translation: MKTLVWVEHDGGTVKDATLSAVTAAAKLGEVHLLVAGQGVDAVARAAAAIAGVGKVHVADDAAYAHALAENVAPLVVELMGHHDAFVAPATTTGKNIAPRVAALLDVMQVSDILSVEGPDSFTRPIYAGNAIATVRTSDKKLVVTVRGTAFDKAEAQGGTGTIEAVAATGDKGLSSFTGAEIAENARPELTSAKIIVSGGRALGSEEQFHALIDPLADKLGAAVGASRAAVDAGYAPNDYQVGQTGKIVAPQVYVAVGISGAIQHLAGMKDSKVIVAINKDEDAPIFQVADIGLVGDLFKLVPELTEKL
- a CDS encoding LacI family DNA-binding transcriptional regulator; amino-acid sequence: MSDNLIDPAQSRVRTIADLARLAGVSAGTVSRALAGKSLVNEETRLRIQALATAHDFRPNQMASRLRTKRTGVIGVVVPLGHERRQHLSDPFFMTMLGHLADALTENGYDVMLSRIIPDADDWLEQIVNSGMMDGVLLIGQSDQFEVIERVARRYRPLVAWGSTMPDQVHCAVGSDNIAGGRLAGERLIARGAKRIAFLGDVRAPEIRQRYEGVAAAMAAAGLAGGPLQLTTHLASDIMEQEIAQHLSAVGDRIDGIAAASDVIAMTAMRVLADRNIRVPDQIPVVGYDDLPLAMQTVPRITTVRQEIAAGARAMVQALFARIGGEDAPGVVMPPLLIERDSA
- a CDS encoding DUF885 domain-containing protein; its protein translation is MPYHARRISTRTGRMAGALAALLLASAAPAIATAQGSADARLKTLYTEEYAWRERQQGPGEDNPDATASGLPDVGPAAQAARLARWEATAKALQAIRPATLSPAAQVDYAVYKGQIDGLLAAQRFRDYEMPLTADTSFWSDIASAARGRFVTERDYRRYIATLRDVPRYFDQQIANMRAGLQRGFTIPRVTLTGRDIGVAQVAEAKSVEDSPFWEPMRTMPASIPAATQKTLRDEARAAITTAVVPAHVRLLTFLRNDYIPGARPTTAAADLPDGTAYYRSKIREYVTRDMTADAVHATGLAEMAKIRARMQQVMQQVKFEGDLPAFLTYLRTDPKFYPKTPEELLYRAAWIAKTFDGKASEWFGRLPRSRFAIKPVPADLAPFYTGGRGGPGIYLVNTYNLPARPFYAQVALTLHESAPGHAFQMPLAMENDGLPKFRRDSYLSAYGEGWALYAEALGEEMGMYETPYDLFGMLSYQAWRAARLVVDTGIHAKGWTREQAQTYLRDNTALSDHEITTEVDRYIAWPGQALSYYMGQLAIQAARARAEKALGQRFSIRAFHDAILQLGSVPLSVIDARVDRLIAEGGKGPYPDEE